In Sesamum indicum cultivar Zhongzhi No. 13 linkage group LG1, S_indicum_v1.0, whole genome shotgun sequence, the sequence aagacaaaaagtacTGCAACAGTTATATTCAGCTAAACTTTACATTAGGAAATACAGTCTCAATCCATAgacatatgaaatttaaatcatCCTTTTGATTTGTGCATAAAGACAAGAACAGTTGCCAGGCAAACCTTTCCACATGGTTTTCTTTGAGAAAGCCACATTGATGTAAACTCTCAATATGCAGCCAGGCCTGGAATCATTGCCATCTTTCTCTACATCCCAGCGTGCCTGTAAAATAAGTACGACCCAAGGAGAAAATTCAGGTAAGACACATGACAATACAAAATTCTTTTAGATTGAGCAAAAAGTTTTAGGAGATGAGATCCCTAGAAAGATATTTTCTCAGCACCAACAGGAACCAAAAAGAACACATGATGCAGAAGGCTCTAGCATGAAAGGAGAAACCACATGGGAGTTCCAGAATTTTCTATGGATGGTAAACCTGGAGAATACTATATGTTAATTGCCATTTTCCCAATTGATAGAGGCTTCAGGACATCTTTTCCCCCACAAACACTTACTCCCTTATAGTAGTTCCGGTCatagtatttattatacttttccTCAAGAGTTAAGAAGACAAATATCGGAAGCTAAAACATTGGAAGAAAATTATAGCAGNNNNNNNNNNNNNNNNNNNNNNNNNNNNNNNNNNNNNNNNNNNNNNNNNNNNNNNNNNNNNNNNNNNNNNNNNNNNNNNNNNNNNNNNNNNNNNNNNNNNNNNNNNNNNNNNNNNNNNNNNNNNNNNNNNNNNNNNNNNNNNNNNNNNNNNNNNNNNNNNNNNNNNNNNNNNNNNNNGAAGAGTGACATGAATAGGTGCAGATAAAGAATTCATTCATCTCATCTTCATGATGGGGAGATCACATCATGGTTCACCATCTCtccaattaataaaagaagaacaagattGAACCAAAATCAATTATGGACAAGCAGGGGAGAGGGGGGCGTGGAACAGAGAACAAGAATATCTGTTACATGTAAGCCCAagtattctgaaaatatatcacaaaatCCATACCTCCACGGTGAAGTAGTCCCCATATGGTACATCATTGATCTCTTGTGAGGTATCGACAATCAAATGACTGGCTAGACAAAATCAAGCatgtaaggaaaaaaataatgtgattCATTTACCAGGAAATAATATCTGAACCCCAGCAAAAACTTTATATAATGGAAGATCTTACAATAGATGGCACCAAACAATGGAGTTTACCAAGTTCAACAAGGGTTAAGGAACTTGAGAGAATTGTAACCCAGTAATATCAAGTGACACCATCATCAATATGTTAAACAGTCAGATAACAGGTAACAGATAACACCATCATCAATATGTAAAGAAGGTAACAGAATTCCGTTTATCGGATCTCTCCAAACGGATATATGATGGTGACATGCAGTCAATTAGAACATCCTAATATCAGGATGACCAATCATATTTTGTGTGAATTTGACCTTGAGAAGAATTTGAACTATTGTTTTCAAGAAAGAATACATATTATGACCAAGAAATGGTACTAGACAGATGAATCCAGTTAGTTTCCTATAAAATTAGTGCTGTTCTGGTGTTAAGCATTTGCAAATTGCAAGGAGCAAATATGTTCAATTCCTTGCATCCAGATGCACGCAAAACTGTATTATCAAATACAGATACGCTAGAGGTAAGCAAAGTGCCAAGAGTATTGTAGATGAATAGTCTATCATTGAGCAATACAATGcatacaaaaaagaagagagaattACCGTGCAGAACCATCTCTCACAAAGTTTTTCTGAGATATGAATACAACAGTTCTTTCAGAACTCACAACAATTGAGAGGAAAGCTATACACAACAtcctaaaaaattttaactatatacagcaaattaagtaaaaatttcaatcagCCCACAACCTTGTTGTCTCAATATTTtccttcatttcatttcacaGATTTCACAATGCCAAAATTTTCGGGGACTTCAAAGTAACATTGCATCCCCTCCAATCATTGCTTAGGTCAAATCATCAAGGCGTCCACGATATTAATCATTGCTTAGGAGGCATACTGAATTGGCTCCATGACATATATGTGATAAGCATAACATGTTTCTCTAAAACAGGGGCAGCAAATTTATGTGAACCTATTACCAAGCCGCAAAGGCTACTAGATCATTTTCCAGGCAAAGTTGCATGCATGTGCAGGTGTTAAATTCGCGTTGAATTTGACATTTGTGGAAAATCAACTCCAAAAATGATAAAGTGCAAGTGTAGTGTTTCCAACAAGTGCCAATGCTTCTGAATATAACATCACAAGCATCATGATATGATGATCAGTGAACATGTTCAAAACAACAGCAAACATCCCAATGTCATCAGCAAATCAGCAATATGACCAGTAGTGCGAGAATGGTGGAAGCAATAATCAACATTAACTAACTATAGGAATTTCTTATGACAATAGAAACTTGCCAATCCCTGTAGACTCGACATTTCTGAACCTCTTGACAGCTCCCAAATCTTGAACCTGACAAGAATAAGAAGTCAGAAACTAGGCTACTGTATATGACCTAAGGGGCAGAAGCATTTCTAAAAATGATACATACCGAAATAGAGTTTAATTGGATGTTGAAATGATACATCACGGGTGTGCCCAAATTTTTCATGACGATGCCATGGAGTACACTTGAACTCTATAAGGACCATAGCAAACCACATCAAGGACAATGGTTAAAAGACtactaaaaatttagttaCAGGACATGAGAAAACAAATAGATATAACAACCAACACAATGGCTTCATCCAGTCACCTTTATCACCACATTTTCTATGAAATGACTCCTGAAAATTCACACCAGCATCagagaagaaaagattaaAGAACTCCTCGACCTGTATCTGCATTTGAGGAAGAATCATAATTAGGTGACCCCTGATCATGCACTATCCATCCCAAAATGGAAATCACATGTTACTACCGGAAACTTTGACTCGGCAACTTTGGTGTATCCTTCAGGAACTGCATCACAAAACCCAATTTCAGGACAAAGTGGAAgatcaaagaaaatttaacagaAGTATGGCCAAAATGCTGGTGAAATGGTAAAAGCACAGACTAATTCGCAATTTAAACAAACATATCTAGATATACAAAACCTGAAAGACCAATAAGAAACTAACCTCTGTGGCTCTACTCCACAAAATTACTAAGCCCAGTTGCTTCACAAGCTCGAacagaaaattacataaaactcataaaacatgaaaagaaTATCGACGAACCTCCAGGTGCATCATTATCCTCAGGCTTCCAAACTGAAGATTTTTCTGATGATGAACACTCAACAGCGGGAAGAACATCTGCATTCGCTTGTTCCCGAACTTCCATGACCGAAGATGTTGAGATAATTTCAGGTTCAACCTCACCAACATGTTTTGATTCCTCTAACATAGGGCCATTCTTATCACTGCGCACAAAGCAACATTAACCAAAATCAACTGCCAATCCAATCATAAGCAGAAGGttaccaagaaagaaaaactgtAGGTAGTTCTTACTTTCACAAGCAGCcacttaaattatttcataccAAAAAGTTTCGGTTCACCACTACCTCGGTTTTAGTAGGAAATAAATTCTACAATAAAATTCTCCGAGTTATCAATATACACTCAGTGGTTTATTTATCTAGAGAATCAGGATCCACCCCCAGTAGTTTCATGCTAAGACTCTCTCCCTCCTcttgttatttaattcttctcttcttttgtCTAAGGTACTTCGTGCTCAGGATCTCTGTTCTATACTTTAGCAATCAACTTTTGTATGTAAGCCTACTTCTTCAAGTCACAAATCAGcctcattttcatctttcaaTCACTTCCATCAAATCATCAGCTTCTTCAATCCCCTcaatatttcttaataataGGATCAACTAAGCATCACATCTTCTCATAGCAGCACATGCAGTCTCAGTTTCAGTTCTTCCGTTGTATGTCTATATTGTTACCCATTTACAAGTGAAATGCCTGCTATAATCCAATCAATAATCAACTAATGTCAAGTACACAGTAGGGGAAAACTGACCAGATTTTTCCAGTTGAAATATATATCCAGGCATTGACTCCTAATATAACTAATCCCACTCAAGTCCAACCACATATTGCCGTTAAAAGTTGTTAGACCAAACCATAATGATCAAATATTCAGATCctgaataattgaaaaaaggaTACCTCTTAATGACATCCAAAGCATCCACGTACTGCTTGGAAATACCTGATTCCTCAACTATAGAACTGCCACTCTCCTGACTGCTTGCATCAGACTTTCGCTCCTAAGTTAAGAAATTGCTTCAGAatgatttattcaaattaatcttTCATCAGATATTGATAAAGCAATTTACTCGCAATCACAAGAAAAACATGCGTCTGCCATTTCTGATACCtctaattttccaaattaataaattaatccacaaaatttttttaaaaaaaactgaaaataattaatccacTGAACATCTAACAAGAAAATACCAGCGAAGTTGGGGAGATTAAGTGAATTTCAAAAACAGTTAATAGaacccaaaagaaaagaaaacaagtagAAAAGAAGCCAATGTCACTGTCTGACCAGATCATGGGtttaaataatgtattttcaaTTCATCACTTAGATACCTGCTGCTCTGCAATTTCCTTAGACCCATTGCCATGTTGCAGCCAACCTTCACTAATAAGCTTAAAAGCTTCGTCACGGAATAAAAAAGAGGTGAAGAAGTACTGCAAAAAAAGAAGTATTCTATACCCATCACCAACACTGTTCACATCCTATTGAGACAAATCAGAGTTACAAGCAAAATCCAAGAACACCAAAGATGTACCGAAAGTAGGTCACTACCTTCTTGCCCCCTGCCATTATTTCTATGGCAGTTGGAAAAACAGCTACTGCTTTCGCTCTTCGTACAGATGTGATTTCATGAAATGGAATAATTTTCTACAATTCAAATTGTCAATTAGTGTCGATACATCTATAAACATGTCAAGCAGTACTAGTAAcatttatatcatattatagTAAATGGTGAAAACATCCTCAAAATAGTGGGGAATCACAATTTTCAGTAAACCCAGAAATCAATTACCATATAacaagttatatatatgtgtccCCATATAGTCCTTAGTATATGGATTGAAACATGTCAAACCTGTTTTTGTATTATGTCTTATATTATATGACGGAACCAAAGGATTAGTTCAGAAACAGAACATGAACACCACAGTTTCTGTACATACCAGGAAAACATTTTTCTTTCCCATACGTAATTTAACTAGAAGTTTTGGTGAATTTGTCATCAGTTCACTAAAGATACGATATTATTCCACaaacattttcaattatactGCATGAATCAATTCCAGCCGAACTCCAGCGCTACTCCATCTGAATACAAAGAAAAACTTTCAGAAGgcatgcaaaaatataaattcaagaattacctttgtCTCAAAACCAAATAGGTTGGAATAGAAGCAGATATAGTGGACAAATAGGTACATATGACCCTGcaaggaagaaaataaaatatattagctAAGtctgaaaaaacaaaagcctTCAAACCAATCACCTACGTCTAGGCTTCTGACATTATAAAGAAAACACGTTTGATTCTAATCATAAGTACATAGCATTTCAACTTTATGTGGTGAAGAATTTGTGCATGCGGCAGATCAAAGATTGATGAAAGAGTAAGCTAACTAACCAACTCATAACTAACAAAATacctgaagaagaaaattctcTTGCAAGGCACAATTGAAATCTTGGATAAGCACCTACAAAGTTTCAGTGAAGTGAAATAAGCGATATTCAGGATAGGTTGCACATCATAATACTAGATCGAGGTGTTGGAAGATAGCAGCCGAGATTAATTTAAGGGTCCAAATGCCAGGAAATATATAGCTTAAAGATTAAGATGCAAAAGCAACCCATGGTGCAAGCCTGCGGCTTACATCAGTGAAGAAACCCTTCAGCTCCTCCATAACATTCATAAGCAAACGTATAAGTTACTCCAGAAGTATGCTTAGGAAGCATCAATTCAAAGCGACAAAATATATGCAACAGACCAAGTACAAATGGAAAAggaatgagtacaataatttaatgatagttcaatgtaaaacaaaattcaccaaaattaataaaacacaTGCTCATCTTATCATTTAATTGACTTTAACCTCCTataattgttttctttcttctcttccaAATTCCAATGAATGGGTAGTTTCTTGCCTGACACCACCATTTCAAAGTTCAGATTTAAATCAGAAAAGACAAATTCATCACTCTTGCTCTACCCTGAACTTTTCACTCTAAATTACTCTTTTTATTCATCACAGAATCAGGCTTCATCTCCTTAAAAGGAAATTTGTTTAATCAAAAATACCATCACATAGGATAATGATGTGATACCTATAACTCTTGACCACAACTTTTGAATACAATAACACAAGCATACACAACTTTCACACTTCAACTCTCATGTAGGATTTCACGTCAAAATCTAAGTAGATACATAAAATGGTGGagacttattattttactGCAATTATGAACTTAGTGACTACAACAGTGATGTAGAAAAATGATTCGTGGTTAATAACTAAACTACATCAAAGGTATGATATCAGTAGTATCTATAATGTATCAGATACTCCTAGTTGCTTTTGTATTCAATTccatgttttatattttcttttctattccCATATGCTTCACACCTGTAACCAATAATTATCCTACCCGTCCTCCAGCGATACCCATTATTTAGCAGTCTCCAATGCTAAACGAGGCCATTTTTGGGAGAATACATGCATTACAAGGACAATTGATTCACCAACCAAAAGTTAGCTTCAACCATTAAGTATTAAATAATCTGTCTCCTAATTCCAAGTTACTTTCCACCTGACTGCTATAGCCCCATCAAAAAATGgatttttcaaacatttcCATCAAAAGCATAGATCTCTTCTCCAAACTGGCAAAATTCTGAATAACTTGCACAAATCTGTTGGCCCTGAATGATTAGCTCAGTGGAACTTGAAAGAGGTGAATAAGTTCAATTTAATGAAACATCAAATGACATGGAGTGAAAGGAGGACCAATTATTATTAAGCAGATTAGagattttcatcaaaaagACAATGGTGTGCATGTATAAATCATTGTTTCTTGTCCCCAATATATTTAGGCTTGTTTTATTTAGCAACAAAAAGAATCGATGCTTAAGCTTCCACTATCATACTTTCTGGAGAATGTGAAATACTTCAATCAGAAATTTCACGGTGAAGAAagatatggtaaattttttacttacaCCCTACATGAGATTACATGACTGTTGCAAATTTTTGTCTTCCACGTTACTCAACTTAAACATCCTAAGCAGacttcaaaaattaaagattgcAATGAACAAGTCTATAAACTTCAATAATCAtcatgataataatttgaacAAATGAATTTACATACTTCATCAGGTGGAAGGCGAAACAGCTGCCGATATTCTTCAACTCTTGAAGGCGATTGAGTCTGTAAGGAAGACATGATCCTTAGCCATCAGCTAATGCACTCAATTTATTACCAGTGAGCACCATTGGTTCTTCAATAATAAAGTCATGGCTTTCCAATGACCGACCAATTATAATTGGTGAGACAATCAGACACATGTGCTACATAAACTATAACAACCCATCAACTTGCTTTCGCTAGTAATTTCTATTCAGTATAAAATAACAATGTCAACATGTTTCAAATGAACTGCAGTTTTTAAGTTAGCATCCGCGAAGAGTTGGTAAAAAACAAACCAGCGAAACATTAATTGATATAGACACTAAGCAAAGGATCAATAAAAGTATTACAAATTCCACTCCAAGGAAATCAAAACCCAGATATTTGAAGGCTCTCCTCCAAACAATCActgtcaaaaaaaattaaatcctaACACCGTAGTTCCCCTTTTTCCTCCGCGAAAAAATTTCCCTTggcaaaattcaataataccaaaataattgaaaattaaaagataccTGAGAATCAAGCTGCGTGGAAGAGCTGGGAGCCGACGAAGCTAACGACGGATCAAGTGATTCCGGCGAGTCGGCGGAGAAACGTCTTGAAGAATTATGATTATCCATGGATTGTGCAATCGGAGGAGCGGAAGTAGGGGCGGGGTCCACCATCTGCTCCGAGACCACAGCCGCCATGGTATTGCAACTCAATTCGTACGCATATAGGTGTGTATTCAATTGCGTATGTATACTCGCCGTCGGTGTGACGATGACTTCAAGGCCCGTGGGAGGGGGTGGGCAACGGTTAGTAAGAGTGTCGGTTGGTATCGATCggctttttgtttttggtggGTTTGGGAATTTGCTGAAGTGAAATCAGTCTTTGTACTTTTTCGAAATTGAAGTCCTCTTTGCGCTTCAAAAcaattctcattttcttttattatttcttattattattattaaaaatagttacaaCGCCCACATTTAATACAATTACgctatttgagaaattatatttaatatattttacatttatttttatttaataaataaaatcttttattaattacaattcataattttttgttataaatcaCTCGCATTAGcgtgtgaaaatatataaaaatagtctttgtcaaataaatatttatttaatctacaATAAACGAGTAAGATAGTTATagatttatattcaattattttgctaatatcaataaattaattaaatttgattaatatttgttagataaataCAACATCAAGGATGCTacgatgtaatttatcaacCATAAGGGATcacgtgtaattacatcaaacttcaTAGAAAAACGGTATAATTATTGcatattgttattttctgtttaacttttttatgtaGTCCTTGTGTTGGTTTGTTCATACATTCTTTAGCACCtaaccaaataaaataagagtaggtttaataagaaataattattttaaaattcttcccagaacaaaaaatgaaacaactTCCATGTCTTATTGTAATGttagaacaaaaaacaatacaGAGCAAATAAAATAcgatatataatttgttatgtACATAAAacgaattaatataatatatcaatgaAGCCTAACTCAGTTAACGAAATTGAGGCCCATGATCTTAAATGTCAAcagaaataaattgtaattgtaatcgatttattttaattaataataaaaaaaacagaatTATGTGCCAATTTTGAAGTCAAGACTGAGGACCAGTTAgtaaatacatattaatttatggtaCTACAAAATTTATACCATTTCAGAATCTCTACTTTGTGGGTGTGgggttctttttttaatatatttaaatagaagAACTTAAATTTTCAGTGTCATAGGACATGACATATATAGTCATCTTACCAAAGTCTTATGTTTCAGAACTTATAAAAACTAGCTTTTTCCCATGGGCTATAAAACGCAATGGGTTTGTGATGTGTTGTGAGGCCCAATGATTTTTTTGAGTGGCACACTAATTCcaatattttagattttcttgGTTTTAACTAACAAAGCCATGATTTGAAGAACTTCCACTTTTCCAAACTCCAATACTTTGAAAACCTAACCCCCATAACGCTGCACCTTTCAAAAAGCAAGCAGGGATTAAATGGCCCactaactattacaaaatcatttttctgttttggAAATGTGGGTCTTTTatgcttaaaataaatataatttttttaagggaaaaataaataatagtaactTAATCATTGTAATCACTAAAATTGAAGCTTTCATGGGATTGGAGTCCCACATGTCAACACTTCTTAGTCAAATCATTCTGCCCATTAACACTTTAAGATTCCTCATTATATCTTCCATTatgttatacattttttttttcacatatatataaatcgaATACAAAAATACCCAAAACATATATTATGGTATACCAAAAAgcaatataaatttcaattattgacatgaaaaaatcatactttttaatatttttatgcgattcatataaaagagataGATTGTTATCCGATGGACTTGAATGAATTGCAAATAGTAGCACACTTTTGAGGCTTTTCGGACACTTTGatgttatataataattatgtcataatTACGTGTATATTGTATTCAATTAAAATGTACTAATCACACAACAGTATAACGTCTACGTGCATGTGATATCAAAATGCGACAAAAAATCCACCGAACCCTCGAAGggtttcttctctttttttgccttttttagTCTAGGGGGAAAGAAAGGGCTTTACCAACAAGAATCAATAACAAtgagaaatggaaaaaagagTGGGGATCACACTTTTCTGCTGCTAAACTTTGTCAAGAACGGCCGAGGAACaaagaactaaaatattaacaaattgtCCTTTTTCAtggtttaattaatattcacaaATTGCACTAACGAATTAACTCCAACAACCACCAAAAAGGGTACCTTTTTCGTTATGCAAAAAGTTTTATTAGgtatacataataataaccctatctctatatatacatatataggcCTAATTAAACTTGCATAATTGATAATCCTTATTAATTACATACTCATCACTCAGCAAAAGTGAAGttaatttctatatatgtttcttataataattaccTAAATTGTTACAGCtgcaatatttaattagcttGAGGAATTGGATTGATTTCTTCCACGTTCTTTGTTAATAAATTCCCGAACGAGTAAGTTAAATAAGTTAGTGAAATAGTTTCATCATTAATTACTTTAAGAGACAAATGTAGTTAAAATATGCATTAAAAGTTTCGACGATAATCATTACAACTGTTCGTATACTGAAATCACCAGGCACGTACCTAAAGGATTtgcatcattttaatttttcaagaagaCACGTTATTTGAATACATAAATCAATACGTATTTACGTGAACACATACTACTGTAGCGTGTCGACGTATCTGTGCATGCAACGTTTGAAATCGATAGGGTGTAATGGAATCTGTTTCTTAAATCACAATCATGAATATACTGAACTAGTCAGCCATGTGACGAAATATACACCGTACAATGAAACGATCCACCTATTTTTCAAATCTCTTTAGGAGACACATCATATCTCACATgaagacaaatatatatattagtgtgtgtgtgtgtgtgtggtgtgtaaAGGTTGAGGGACATGCAATGGGTAAAGCATGGAGAAGGGGCAGCGGGTGGAAGAGATGGGCCAAGAAAGGAAGGCAAGAATCCGACCAGAAGCAGACTGCTTGTATTACCAGTCGCTCTTGTTAATTCGTTGCCTTGCATGCATCACCAACACCACCTGCAGATTGGGGCGTGCACGCTCACACGTCCTTTTCCTCCCTACTTTTCAGATTTCTGTGTatgtatttctatttttaaccAAGTGTAGAATGCGCTTTCTTTTATCCTCGACAGGTCATTATGTTCCTGTTTTTTCCTATGTCCAGAAGCACGATTTTAAGAGTAGGGATATGAactaattatctattaaaaatagatagcAGTGAAGGAGTGGGAGAGGAGGTGTGGAAAATTCTCATTCAAAATAAGTTGGATGgaattaaagtaattaaaaaataatttaatatatttattatataattaattattttaattataaatatattattagttgttatattaaatttgagttaaaattttgGGAGCAGGCGCTTGCTTCATCCGTCGCTGGGGTTTTGGGCATTTGAAAGGACGTGAGCATGGTGCGGGTCCCGCTCTTGGGGTTGAAAATTCAAACGGGTCCCATTTTCCTCTTATCCCCCACTCTACTGTATGCTATTGCCACCCCAATCATGTTATTCGTTTTGACATTATTGTCCCTCCCCTTTTGATCCTTGTCTCACTTAACTCCTGCCTAATCTAGGAATTAGGAGTAggaaattatcatttattttcattattataaattaaaattgtcccCCAGTCTATGGGATTCTGTAGCTCTACCTCTATaggaaattttattattttgatataattccAACATTGCTAGGCTCG encodes:
- the LOC105170289 gene encoding protein VASCULAR ASSOCIATED DEATH 1, chloroplastic; the protein is MAAVVSEQMVDPAPTSAPPIAQSMDNHNSSRRFSADSPESLDPSLASSAPSSSTQLDSQTQSPSRVEEYRQLFRLPPDEVLIQDFNCALQENFLLQGHMYLFVHYICFYSNLFGFETKKIIPFHEITSVRRAKAVAVFPTAIEIMAGGKKYFFTSFLFRDEAFKLISEGWLQHGNGSKEIAEQQERKSDASSQESGSSIVEESGISKQYVDALDVIKSDKNGPMLEESKHVGEVEPEIISTSSVMEVREQANADVLPAVECSSSEKSSVWKPEDNDAPGVPEGYTKVAESKFPIQVEEFFNLFFSDAGVNFQESFHRKCGDKEFKCTPWHRHEKFGHTRDVSFQHPIKLYFGSRFGSCQEVQKCRVYRDCHLIVDTSQEINDVPYGDYFTVEARWDVEKDGNDSRPGCILRVYINVAFSKKTMWKGKIVQSTLEECREAYAIWIELAHEVLKQRNLEKEEGGHSSNMISNDQVQREKLARNQQFVESKAIDVGISQITPEVKDMNQRVHAPPQGNVSDASVGSLFKETFAKFSTSFKHQNTPSLYMVITIAIILLLMQISILVLLSRPQRIHVIPQADCMSSVRGLTENRGEALASLNKQIKYLKEEMYFVETMLEKLHNEHTQLQGKLKDLELFRNQRI